Genomic segment of Nodularia sp. LEGE 06071:
GATTATATCTAGGTTCAGATACATCAATTCTTGTTGGTATGGAAGATACATTGGATTTGGCAAAACAGTTCTGGCAGGAATTATTTCAAACTGTTTTGGAACGTACACCAGTTTATACTCATGTTTGGCAACCGGGTGATCTTGTTGTTTGGGATAATTCGCAAGTGATGCACGCAGGCATTCCCTATGATGCCAGCAAGTATAAGCGCGTTGCTTTACGTGTAGGATTGGTAGACACCAAATGATATCTTCTACTCTTTGGCAGCAAAATCAGAAATGTTAATCATGTTTTATCCGGATTAACCAAGAAACAGATGAATAATACTTTATATCAAATCTCCATGCCTAAAACTTATGGATATGCCTCAGCGCGTATCAATTCGCTACAAAGATACGTCCTACAACGTTAATGAGATCCGGTTAAAAACCTTCCGGCTTGGTTTCCAAATATGGGAAGAACAAACCAAAGCTAGACAAACTGAGCTTTATAATTTTATCTTCTCTTGTTTGAAACAAATTGACCGCCAAGACAGGTATATGTTTTCTGTGCTGTTTATAGAGTTAACAGAAATCATCCGCAATTCTCGCTTGGAAAGAAATATGAAAGAGGTGTTAATTAAAACAGCTTTTAGTGAGTTTGCTTACGCATTAGCAGATTTTGAAGATGCGGACAAATAAAAATTTATTGGCACCTTCTCCTTAGTCACTATTAACGCCCTGTCAATAAAATATGCTACCCAATTTAGCATTTGGTTAGATTCCATTAGTGCAAACGGTTGTGGTCTTGCGGTAGATAGGGCTTTATGATCACAAATTCCTGTACTCTTTATCCTGTAGTCTTTTCAGGTTATATTATCTGCCCGTAGGCAAGATAATCAGACTCGTTTGTCTAAACAGTTTTTTCCCTTCTAAAATTATACGTTTTAATTATATAATCCAATGCTAGGACTCAGCGTAATTAAATCGTCAATATTGCGTTTCATAGTGTTGCAAATTGCATCTAATGGCAAGTCATTAGCATCGTAACCAAAAGGATTTTCTATTTCCAACCCGATAGCTTCAATGCCAAATAAAGTAAAACTAATCAACGCCACAATTAATCCTGTCCACCACCCCAGACTTTCCACTAATTGAAAAGGTAATAGGTAACAATACAGTAATAATAACTGTTTGAGATGAATAGCGTATGCTAAAGGTATGGGTGTTTTTAAAATTCGTTCGCATGATCCTAAATTATCCACCAAATTATTTAATAACTCTTGCATTGCTATTAACTGGTAGATGTGAAGGCATTTATGATTATGCTGCTGCTGTAAATAATCTCCAATCCAGAAGGCAAGTTCTAGGGGTGGATTATTCATATTCTCAAGATTTCTATACTTAGAGTCTGGGATTAGTTCTTCTAACTCATTCGTTATCAACTCTCCACGCAAATGTAATTTAGTCGCTACAGCAAAGGCTACTAATAAATACAATGCAGCAATTTTATTTTTTCTATCTTCTGCGGATATTTCATCAATGGATACCCAAATTTGTCTTGCTAAATTTCGCACGTTGTTTACTATGGAACCCCAACATTTTCTGCCTTCCCAAAAGCGTTCATAAGCTGTATTAGTGCGAAAAACTAATAATAAGCCTAAAACAATACTAGGAATCACACTTTCTAAAATTGGTTGGGATACAGATAATTTGAAATTATAAAGTATAGACACAAAAATTCCAAATAATCCACACCCAATAACGCGTTTATAAATCGCTAAAATTACTGATCCTTTGATCTGAAGAGCTATTTGAAACCATAGTTTTCTTTCGACTGTCATGCAACTAACCTAAAACACAATAGAGTGGCTGAAGATTTGGTGGATCTAGAGTTCAGCATATTAATTTTGATGGTTGGTTTTTTAGTCTTAACTACAATTGGCAATTAGGTCAGTTTTGAAAGTCATAACTAATCCAGTCACTCCAACTACCAGCATAAAGTTTTCCTGTGTGAATATTGGCTAGTTCCAAAGAAAGTAAATTCACACAAGCAGTTACACCAGAACCACAATAAACTATAATTTCCTCAGCTTTTTCTAGTTTCTCCCAGCGTTGGCGTTGCTCTGATGCAGAAAGTAAATAACCAGAAGAGCTGGTAATGTCTTGCCAAGGATAGTTAATAGCACCGGGAATATGACCAGCAATTGTATCTATTGGCTCTCGTTCTCCTCGGTAGCGATCGCCTTCTCTAGAATCTACTAAAGCTACTTTTGGTAAGTCTTTGCGACTTTTCACCGCCTCAATATCTACTACCAAGTTTGGTCTGATTTTCGGGATAAAATTACCTTTCTGGGGTGTTGAAATCACGTCTGTGACTGCATAACCAGCTTTTTGCCATGCGGTAAATCCTCCATCTAATACAACTACTTGCTCATGTCCTAGATAGCGTAATAACCACCAAAGACGAGATGCAAAGGCCAAGCGCGAATCATCATAAGCAACAACTAAACTTTTTGGGGAATCTACCCCAATTGCTGATAACTTGTGAGCTAGATCATTGACATTTGGTAAAGGATGTCTACCGCCATGCTTACCTATAGGACTGGAAAGATCCTGATTCAAATCTAGATAATAAGAATTTTTGATATGACTTGCTTGGTATTGTTGTTTTCCTAGTTGAGGGTCAGCAAGAGAAAAGCGACAATCTACAATAACGATGTGTGGATCGTTAAGATGTTCAAAAAGCCAAGCGGGGGAAATCACAAATTGGGTGTCAGCCATAAACTAATCAAAATATATTAAAAAATACAATCCCAGATTGGGAAAAATTTGTCCAGGTCTAAACATTGTATACTTGTAAAGTATATGATGATGAGATACTAAATTACTTTTTTCCGTCCGACACTGTTAACTTTATTGAACAAGTGGGGTGCTTTTGTGATTTCATGGAATTCCAACTGTACAGACTCTACTGAAGAACAATTTGGAGGGTCAAACCACGTGAAAAAATTACATAATATCAATTCCAATCATGCATTAGAATCGCCAATCTTAGCAGGTTATCCCTTGGAGTCATCTCAAGGTCATCTCCGGCGGGAACAGATACAAGTAGCTCCAGATTGGATGAAAAATGATCTTAATTATGGTTACGATTCGTTAATTTCTATAACTCCACAAGCTATACCTTCTAAAGTGGTGAACGGTTTAGATTCAGAATTGCCGACAGTTTTAGTGGTTGACGACAATACAGCCAGTCGAATCACTGCGGTTGCTCTTTTGTCGATGGAAGGATACGAAGTGATTGAGGCTGAAAGTGGTCCGACTGCTTTATTACTAGTAAAACGAAAACAACCAGATTTAATTTTGCTGGATGTGATGATGCCGGGAATGGATGGGTTTGAAGTCTGTCAGTTGCTGAAGCAGGATGAACATACTAGGCTCATACCAATAATTTTTATTACAGCCTTAAATGACAAGCGATCGCTTATCCGAGGAATTGAAGTCGGGGGGGATGATTTTCTCAGCAAACCTTTTGACAATGTAGAACTAGTAGCGCGTGTAAAATCTTTGGTGCGGCAAAAGCGTTTAAATGAAGACTTAGACCATGCCGAGAAAGTGCTGTTTTCTGTGGCTAAGGCTATTGAATGTCGTGATCCCAATACAGGCGATCACTGCGAACGGTTAGTCAAATTAGGACAGGCTTTTGGTGAATACCTCAATCTTTCGCGCTACCGAATTCGAGATTTAATGTGGGGTGGATATCTGCATGATATCGGCAAGGTGGGTATTCCCGACGCGGTGCTACTGAAAAAAGGCAAACTCACCCCCGAAGATTGGATAATTATGAAGCAGCACGTTTTAATTGGGGAAAAAATCTGTCTACCACTCCGGAGTATGAAGGGTGTAATTCCCATTATTCGCCATCACCATGAGCGCTGGGATGGATCGGGCTATCCTGATGGACTCAAAGGGGATGATATTCCTTACTTAGCACAAGTATTTCAGATAATTGATATTTACGATGCTTTAACTAGCGAAAGACCTTATAAAAAAGCCTTTAGTTTAGAAGAAGCAATATCTGTAATGCAGCAAGAAACTGATTCAGGTTGGCGCAATCCCAAGTTAGTGCAGCAGTTTATCGACTTTAGTCGCTTCCGGAATGGAAACTAGGCAGTCCGCTGTCGATCAATATCCCCAGTTGTGTACCTGGAAAGATTTTGGTGTTGGTTAGATTAACTGCTATGATTTGAGCCGAAATATATTGAAATATCAAGCGCGAAAACGTACTTTACTGATAGCTGATAGCTAAATTATGGTAGTTGTAGCAATTCTAGCGGCGGGACGCGGCACCAGGATGAAATCACACCTACCCAAAGTTTTACATTCTTTGGGTGGGCGATCGCTAGTTGAGAGAGTTCTCGATAGCGTAGAAGCACTTTCCCCTTCACGGCGGATGGTGATTGTGGGGTATCAGGCAGAATTAGTCAAAGCAGCCATGCAGTCCCCTAACTTGGAGTTTGTCGCACAGACTCAACAACTGGGAACAGGTCATGCCATCCAGCAATTATTACCCCACCTGGAGGGTTACACAGGAGATTTGCTGGTGCTAAATGGCGATATACCGTTATTACGCAGCCAAACTCTAAAACAATTATTACAAACTCACCAAGAAAATCAGAACGCCGCCACCATCCTTACCTCACACCTAACTCAACCCCAGGGCTACGGGCGCGTTTTTTGTAATAGTGAAAATATTGTCCAGCAAATTGTGGAAGAAAAGGATTGTACTGCGGCTCAAAAACAAAATTGTCGGATTAATGCTGGGGTTTACTGTTTTAATTGGCAGAAGTTAGCTCAGGTTTTACCCCACTTACAGGCAAATAATGCTCAAAAAGAATATTACCTCACAGATGCTGTGACTCAAGTGGGTAAAGTCATGGCTGTTGATGTGGAAGATGATCAGGAAATTTTGGGAATTAATGATCGCCTACAACTAGCAACAGCTGACGAAATTATCCAAAGGCGTGTCAAGGAAAAATGGATGGCGGCTGGTGTTACCCTGATCAACCCTCAAAGCATTACCATTGATGACACCGTAGAATTACAGTCTGATGTGATTATTCAACCGCAAACTCACCTACGGGGAAATACTACGATTCAAACAGGGAGTTGTATTGGCCCTGGGAGTTTAATTGAAAATAGCCAATTGGGTGAAAACGTCACAGTCCAGTTTTCTGTAGTTACAGATAGCGTTGTGCAGACAGGCAGCAGAATTGGCCCTTATGCTCATTTACGTGGTCATGCAGTAGTAGGTGCTAATTGCCGTGTGGGTAATTTTGTCGAATTGAAAAATACTCAGTTAGGCGATCGCACGAACGCCGCACATTTATCATACTTAGGTGATACCACTACAGGTAATCAGGTAAATATTGGTGCAGGTACAATTACTGCTAACTACGACGGCGTGAAAAAACATCCTACCCACATAGGCGATCGCACTAAGACTGGTTCCAATAGTGTTTTAGTAGCACCAGTCACGTTAGGAGATGATGTTTATGTCGCCGCAGGTTCAACTGTGACAGAAGATGTAGCTGATAATTCTTTAGTAATTGCCCGGAGTCGTCAAGTAGTTAAACAAGGTTGGCAAAAGAAAAAACTTGACAATGAAACCACTTCATGATTACTGACAGGATCAACAAAACAAACAAGCGCCGCAAATCTGGTGGTGATAACTTGAAACACAGAGAATTAATGGCTATTCTCCCACAAGAATCTCAAATAACCCTGAAAAAAGCGGCGCTTGATTTAAAAATCCTCAGCGAACCTCTGCGTTAGAAAAAAATTACCCTAAACCTTAAACACAGCCAACTAATTCCCCATTATTCCATTCCAAAGTATCACCAATGCTTTCGCCATCGTGATAGGCAGCAAGTAATACCTCGCTAGTTTTACCCCATGATATCGCTCCAGTAGCTTCGATGGCGATCGCACCCAAATCGCGCTGATTTTTACTCGATTCCGTAAACGAGCGCTGCATAGCATCCTTGAGCAGCATTCCATCAGTTACCCGCACCACAATCTTGGCAGCTAGACATTCATCGATGATATCTTCCCCAATACCAGTACAGCTAACTGCCGCATGACTATTAGCATAATTACCTGCGGGCATAGCAGAATCACTGACTCTACCAATACGCTCAAAGCCTTTACCGCCTGTAGAAGTGCCAACAGCCAGCCCACCATAGGAATCTAAAACGACTACACCAATGGTGCCACGTCCAGCATTGCTGGTTTCCACTAATTCCGGTTCTGCTACCACGCCAGCCATTGTGCTTTTAAAGTTATCCTGGCGCTCTTGCATCCATTCCTGCAATCTTAAATCAGTTAAAGCATTGAATAAGGGAACTTGTAACTCCCGTGCTAGTTCAGCTGCACCGTAATCGGAAAGTACCCGATCTGGCGAACTTTGTAAAAAGTGTACCAATTCAATGGGATTTTTCACCCGCGAAATATTAATTACACCACTAAAACGCCCTGATGTACCATCCATCAAAGAAGCACTCATGCGGATTTGACCATCAGATTGCAGTACTGAACCAGTACCAGCATTAAAGCGGGGGTCATCTTCTAACATTTGGCAACCCTGTAAAACCGCCTCAGATGCAGTTGCACCTGACAGGAGAAGAGAATAAACTGCCTCTACTACCCGATAAAGTGAGCGGCGCACCGACTCTAATCCTCCTTTACCGTGGAGAGAACTACCAGCTCCTCCATGAATAATTACTTTAGGTTGCACCTGTAAATTCATCTATCTATAACCCTTGCGCTATTTGCGTCTCAGTTGTAGTTGGTTTTACTATAAATTAGGTATTAGTCTCAGAACGGCGACGACGGCAACGTTCTGAGCAGTATTTCACCTCGTCCCAGCAATCTTGCCATTTCTTGCGCCAAGTGAAGGGACGTTGACATACCGGACAAATTTTTGCAGGTAGGTCTGATTTAGAACGAACTCGTCCCATGATGAATACCATGCCGAGGTGAGTTTGATGTTTGAGAGCGATGGAAAAATATTATAACGAGTTAGCGACAAAAGGAGGATAACTGAAAAATAATTTCCTAATGATTTTTGCCAGCTAATGGCAACATTAAGCGACTGACTACCCGGCTATCTGGTAACTGATAGATATGCAATTCTCCTCCTAGTTGCTGGATCAGATTTTGGCAAATCAGCAGATGTAAGCCTGGAGGTTGGTCGAGTGGAGAAAGTTTCAGCACATCCTTGGGTATATTTTGATCTAATTCTGCCAGTAACTGTGGTTCAACGAAGCCATTATCTGTAATCGATAATTCTAATAATTCCTCATCTAAACGGCGACACCAGATATCAATTCTGCCTCCACTTTTAGAACGTTGACAGGCAAAAACTAATAATTCGTGCAGGATTAATTCAATTTTGACAATATCACCAGCGATCGCCATTGAGGAAGGATAGGTTGAAGTCTGAATCCCGGACAGGAATGAAGGGCTATTGACTGATTGGTATTCTCCACCCGATTGTCCCAAACCATGCACACCCACCCATAACTTGTGTTGCTGAAATAAAGTTTCTACTCGTTCGAGCGATCGCTTGAGTAAAGTGGAAATGGGCATAGTCTCCGCATTCTTATGTAACTGCCATTGTTCCAGCTTCAGTAATCCAGTCATGGAGGCTGTTGTTTGGTCTAACTGCTGCAACAGTAACTGGTAACGTGTCCGAGTCAGATCATTACTAGGAATCCCCAAATCATGTATTTGTTCGAGAATCAGCGCTGTTGTTCTTTGAATTTCCTCCAGACGACTATGTTTATACCAATTGAGTTGTTGTAATTCCTCGTTTGTAGACTCTAACAGTTGGGTAACTTGCTGTTGACGACGCGACCAAGCTAATTGAGTCACCAGAGTTTCTGTAGCATTGAGACTTAGCTGTGACCATTGACGTTGACGATGATCTGCTATCACTACTATGCCTGTGGGTTCATAAGCAGCAGCAGTACGTAATGCCAGGATTAAAATTTGACCAATTCCTAAACCATTCAACCATTTTCTGGTTTCCGGTGGTAAATCATCCACGCTGAAACTCAGGTAACTATCTTGGCACAGCGCCCATTGGATCAGAGCTTCAGACTTAATAGTTACTTGTGCATCTGCCACAATTTTAAATCTAGTATCAGTGCTTAACTCGATAATTTCGGCATAAATCTCACCAGAAGACCAAGATAAAATCAGTGCCAAGGGACAATCGAGAACAGATACTATTTGTTCTAGTACAGTCCGTTCTAGATGTTTTTCCCTGGTTTCGGTAGTGGGATTTTGATCGCTGTGTTCAATGGCTGTGAGGCATTGCTGAATGCTGAATAATACCTTTCGTTGCTGCTTATTATCAATTTGCAATTGCCATTGCTGGACAATCACACCAATTTGTTGACTAACGACCCACAGCAGTTCTTTTTCCAAGGTTGACCAAGTGCGATGAGTTTCGTGAGTGAGCAGCACAAGCACTGTTGGTGCATGACCTTGAGTACAATTACAAATTAACTGCGATCGCACACCATGTTCGATCAGGGGATGTCGCCAGTTAAAAAACCGTAAATCTTCATCTAACTTCTCCACCTCTACCGCAGCTTTAACATTCTTTAATAAAGAATTATCCACTTCTGCGAGATCATTGAGAGCAAATGTTAAAGGTCGGCGATTATGAGGTTGGCTTTGGTAGATAATTTGATAATTATTTTGGTCAGCGTCGTATTGCAAGAGTAAAAAGCGCGTAGCAGCTAGTCGAGCTAAAACTTTTGTCGCACAGGTGCGGAGAATTTCGTTAAATTCATCCTTGTGATAAATAGCTTGAGCAACTTGGCTAGTTAGCTGGGTATCATCTTGAATTTGTTTGATGGTGCTTTCCATGCTGTCGATGGGAGCAACTAAAGAGATTAGCCCCGCCGCACCTTGGAGAAAATTTTTATCCGCCTCTGCCCAAATTCGTGGTTCATGATCTTCCACCGCCAAAAATCCTAGTAGATCCTTGTGCCATAAAATCGGAGCTGCTAACAGCGATCGCACTTGCAAGCGTTTTAACAATTTGGCGGTAAAATGGCTTTGTAGAGAACTCCGGGCATCACCAATCCAGACAATTTCATTCACGGACAAAGCATAATACAATTCGCTCAACTCCTGCACTGTCATTCCTGGTGCTTGTTGTTTATCTCCATAATCACGACCGATATTCACCAGATGATTACTCATCCGACACCAAAAATAACGCCCTTGTCGCTCAAACCAATAAATATTTGTCCGACTGGGAGAGACAAAGTTATGGGTGGCCTCTACCACTGCTTTGAGCCTTTGATCGAGATTATTCAGAACGCGGATATTTTCTAGTAATTTTAATAATGGTTCATCAGGGCGTTTGGTTTGCTGTTGCTGCAAATCTATCTCTTTTTGATAGAGTACTGCTCCTAATACCCCTAAAATCATTGTTAATCGTGTCTTTGTGTCTCCTGTCAGTAAGTAACCCCAACGTTTGGAACCGAGTAATAGTAAACCTAAAAAACGGTTTTTATGGCGAATAGGCCAAAAAATCGCGCCTTGAATGTTATGTTTTCTACCCAATTCTTGCCATGTTGCAGCCCGGTTTTCGTTACGTAAATCTACTACACCTAATGGTCCCTGTTCAATGACTACTTGCTCTAATATGTCGCCGGGATTGAGAAAAACCCGTTTGTGCAGAAAACTCTTGTCTTGATCAGGTGTAATCCCGCCTTTGCCAAATAATGTGTGCTGGAGGCGATCGTAAAGCGCAATCCAAATCAGACTGTAGTCAAATTCCTGTTGGATATAAGAAATAGTAGTTGCAATCAGAACGTCAACATCATCCTCTTCTCTCAGGCTTTGGAGGACGCGGCACAAGGCTAGAATCTGTTGTTCGTCGCTTAAAGATTTTTGTGGCTGCCCCATCTGAATTATTGATCAACTTAGCTTGTAATATATTAAGATGCCCAGAAAAACATCCAGACTCAATATAACTACGGATGATTGCTGTAAGTTCTGGGTAAAATTTTACATGGATATTTATCAAGTTGCACTTCGTCCGCTATTATTCAATCTGGTGAAAGCCGATCCAGAGTGGTTACATCAGCAGACAATTCGGAGTTTAAGCTGGCTCTCACAAACCAGCAACCCTTCGGCTCATTGGGTAAATCAACGTCTACAACAGTCCTTGTGTCTGAAAGATCCACGCCTCGAACAAAATTTGTTTGGGCTAAACTTCCCCAATCCTTTAGGGTTAGCAGCTGGTTTTGATAAAGATGGAGTAGCTGCCGGGATTTGGTCTAGTCTAGGTTTTGGCTTCGCAGAACTAGGAACAGTCACTTTTTTAGCACAACCAGGAAACCCCCGACCCCGTTTATTTCGCTTGCCATTGGATCAAGCAGCTCTCAATCGCATGGGTTTTAATAATAGGGGAGCCGCAGCAATGGCAACAAGGTTAGCACAAGATCAGCCAGAGTTAGCCTCGTCAATTCCCATAGGTATAAATTTGGGTAAATCTAAGGTTACACCATTGGAAGCAGCTGGAGAAGATTATCTTAACAGTTTTCGC
This window contains:
- a CDS encoding bestrophin family protein, with amino-acid sequence MTVERKLWFQIALQIKGSVILAIYKRVIGCGLFGIFVSILYNFKLSVSQPILESVIPSIVLGLLLVFRTNTAYERFWEGRKCWGSIVNNVRNLARQIWVSIDEISAEDRKNKIAALYLLVAFAVATKLHLRGELITNELEELIPDSKYRNLENMNNPPLELAFWIGDYLQQQHNHKCLHIYQLIAMQELLNNLVDNLGSCERILKTPIPLAYAIHLKQLLLLYCYLLPFQLVESLGWWTGLIVALISFTLFGIEAIGLEIENPFGYDANDLPLDAICNTMKRNIDDLITLSPSIGLYN
- a CDS encoding sulfurtransferase encodes the protein MADTQFVISPAWLFEHLNDPHIVIVDCRFSLADPQLGKQQYQASHIKNSYYLDLNQDLSSPIGKHGGRHPLPNVNDLAHKLSAIGVDSPKSLVVAYDDSRLAFASRLWWLLRYLGHEQVVVLDGGFTAWQKAGYAVTDVISTPQKGNFIPKIRPNLVVDIEAVKSRKDLPKVALVDSREGDRYRGEREPIDTIAGHIPGAINYPWQDITSSSGYLLSASEQRQRWEKLEKAEEIIVYCGSGVTACVNLLSLELANIHTGKLYAGSWSDWISYDFQN
- a CDS encoding HD domain-containing phosphohydrolase — encoded protein: MISWNSNCTDSTEEQFGGSNHVKKLHNINSNHALESPILAGYPLESSQGHLRREQIQVAPDWMKNDLNYGYDSLISITPQAIPSKVVNGLDSELPTVLVVDDNTASRITAVALLSMEGYEVIEAESGPTALLLVKRKQPDLILLDVMMPGMDGFEVCQLLKQDEHTRLIPIIFITALNDKRSLIRGIEVGGDDFLSKPFDNVELVARVKSLVRQKRLNEDLDHAEKVLFSVAKAIECRDPNTGDHCERLVKLGQAFGEYLNLSRYRIRDLMWGGYLHDIGKVGIPDAVLLKKGKLTPEDWIIMKQHVLIGEKICLPLRSMKGVIPIIRHHHERWDGSGYPDGLKGDDIPYLAQVFQIIDIYDALTSERPYKKAFSLEEAISVMQQETDSGWRNPKLVQQFIDFSRFRNGN
- the glmU gene encoding bifunctional UDP-N-acetylglucosamine diphosphorylase/glucosamine-1-phosphate N-acetyltransferase GlmU, which gives rise to MVVVAILAAGRGTRMKSHLPKVLHSLGGRSLVERVLDSVEALSPSRRMVIVGYQAELVKAAMQSPNLEFVAQTQQLGTGHAIQQLLPHLEGYTGDLLVLNGDIPLLRSQTLKQLLQTHQENQNAATILTSHLTQPQGYGRVFCNSENIVQQIVEEKDCTAAQKQNCRINAGVYCFNWQKLAQVLPHLQANNAQKEYYLTDAVTQVGKVMAVDVEDDQEILGINDRLQLATADEIIQRRVKEKWMAAGVTLINPQSITIDDTVELQSDVIIQPQTHLRGNTTIQTGSCIGPGSLIENSQLGENVTVQFSVVTDSVVQTGSRIGPYAHLRGHAVVGANCRVGNFVELKNTQLGDRTNAAHLSYLGDTTTGNQVNIGAGTITANYDGVKKHPTHIGDRTKTGSNSVLVAPVTLGDDVYVAAGSTVTEDVADNSLVIARSRQVVKQGWQKKKLDNETTS
- a CDS encoding isoaspartyl peptidase/L-asparaginase, whose amino-acid sequence is MNLQVQPKVIIHGGAGSSLHGKGGLESVRRSLYRVVEAVYSLLLSGATASEAVLQGCQMLEDDPRFNAGTGSVLQSDGQIRMSASLMDGTSGRFSGVINISRVKNPIELVHFLQSSPDRVLSDYGAAELARELQVPLFNALTDLRLQEWMQERQDNFKSTMAGVVAEPELVETSNAGRGTIGVVVLDSYGGLAVGTSTGGKGFERIGRVSDSAMPAGNYANSHAAVSCTGIGEDIIDECLAAKIVVRVTDGMLLKDAMQRSFTESSKNQRDLGAIAIEATGAISWGKTSEVLLAAYHDGESIGDTLEWNNGELVGCV
- a CDS encoding DUF2256 domain-containing protein, whose protein sequence is MGRVRSKSDLPAKICPVCQRPFTWRKKWQDCWDEVKYCSERCRRRRSETNT
- a CDS encoding GAF domain-containing protein, translated to MGQPQKSLSDEQQILALCRVLQSLREEDDVDVLIATTISYIQQEFDYSLIWIALYDRLQHTLFGKGGITPDQDKSFLHKRVFLNPGDILEQVVIEQGPLGVVDLRNENRAATWQELGRKHNIQGAIFWPIRHKNRFLGLLLLGSKRWGYLLTGDTKTRLTMILGVLGAVLYQKEIDLQQQQTKRPDEPLLKLLENIRVLNNLDQRLKAVVEATHNFVSPSRTNIYWFERQGRYFWCRMSNHLVNIGRDYGDKQQAPGMTVQELSELYYALSVNEIVWIGDARSSLQSHFTAKLLKRLQVRSLLAAPILWHKDLLGFLAVEDHEPRIWAEADKNFLQGAAGLISLVAPIDSMESTIKQIQDDTQLTSQVAQAIYHKDEFNEILRTCATKVLARLAATRFLLLQYDADQNNYQIIYQSQPHNRRPLTFALNDLAEVDNSLLKNVKAAVEVEKLDEDLRFFNWRHPLIEHGVRSQLICNCTQGHAPTVLVLLTHETHRTWSTLEKELLWVVSQQIGVIVQQWQLQIDNKQQRKVLFSIQQCLTAIEHSDQNPTTETREKHLERTVLEQIVSVLDCPLALILSWSSGEIYAEIIELSTDTRFKIVADAQVTIKSEALIQWALCQDSYLSFSVDDLPPETRKWLNGLGIGQILILALRTAAAYEPTGIVVIADHRQRQWSQLSLNATETLVTQLAWSRRQQQVTQLLESTNEELQQLNWYKHSRLEEIQRTTALILEQIHDLGIPSNDLTRTRYQLLLQQLDQTTASMTGLLKLEQWQLHKNAETMPISTLLKRSLERVETLFQQHKLWVGVHGLGQSGGEYQSVNSPSFLSGIQTSTYPSSMAIAGDIVKIELILHELLVFACQRSKSGGRIDIWCRRLDEELLELSITDNGFVEPQLLAELDQNIPKDVLKLSPLDQPPGLHLLICQNLIQQLGGELHIYQLPDSRVVSRLMLPLAGKNH